Sequence from the Melanotaenia boesemani isolate fMelBoe1 chromosome 21, fMelBoe1.pri, whole genome shotgun sequence genome:
AAACCTTTCCCAATCCGAATTGTTTCGACTTCTTTGGCCTCTCACATGTTTACCTTCACGGACAAATTAACCCGTCGCAGGCCAAAATGCACATTGACAGGACCCCCGAACTCCTCCAATCATGGTATAAATCCGCAACACTCCATGGTTTAAACTGCCTCCGTCTTGTTTAATGGCGGCGACAGCtacacaaatgagaagcagagcCAAAATAAACGCTAGCCTGCTTTCGTCACCAATCATCTGGCCAAGCTCTCAATGTGATTGGATAAAGGGAAAGTACTGTGTTGCCTTCATGAACTACCTGAATTTTCTAGGGCACTGTGAGATTTCATATTTAAAGACAAAACGTGTTTACATCACGTAGCTCAACAACTTTATTTTCCCAGATTTATGCCCACTGTACACATTCTGTACTGTAAGTCTCAAATTTTAATGTGAGGCATTTAACTGATTATGTAATTAATATCCGAGCTTTTTCGAACCCCAAACCACCTCACAACTCTTGAAGGTTGAGTGGAGCAAAgttgattttattaataaaaaatatttcaggtGTTAGAAAGAGCAAGTGAGAAATAGTTTGAAAGTGTGTTATCTTCCGTACACGAAGAAGAGTTACGGTTATTAACCTCCAAGTTACATCACTGGTTCAACATGTAATCAGATGTAAcggggtgatttttttttttggacacaCCTCCTGTCAAAACGTCACGCAGCACAACATGGCAGTTCCCTTGCGCCGGCTACACCACGTTTCGCTCCACGTTTCTAATGGGCAGAAATTATCATATGACCTTGTTTCCAAAtacaagtttaatttatttgcaaCTAGATTGACTGCTAAGTCCAAGCAGGTGGCTTTTAGGAAGGGAGCAGCTGTTTTCGTTGTAAATGAGGGGCCAAACCATAATGTGACCGGATTGAATGAAGGGCTGCTTAGTGCAACGGACAAACATTCAATCGATCCACGCCGGACTGACGTTGGGAAACACAAGCAGGGTATTTCCTCAGCATTTCTTTACGATGTCAGCCCGCATCACCCGCTGGACTCTGTCAGTAACGTGTGTTTCGAGGTAGAGGATGTTGAAAGGTCATTCAAGGTTCTCCACCATCTGGGTTGTAATTTCCTGGTGCCCCCCACGACTGTCGAGGACGAGAATGGCCTGGTCACCTACTCCGTCGTTAAATCAGTTGTCGGAAACGTGTGCCACACGCTTATTGACAGGAAAAAATATGGGGGGATCTTTCTACCCGGGTTTGATGTCACGGAAAAGGGTTGGAGCTTGGAAGAAGAGGACATGTCTTGTCCAGTAACACATTTTGACCACGTTACTTATGCCTGTCCCAGGAATTCCACTCACCAGGTCATGAAGTGGTATGAGAAGCTATTTGGTTTCAAGAGGTTTTTCATTGATAGGTGAGAAGCTTTGATATTGTGTAAGTATTGAGTCACCCATTATTTCTTCCCATTTTCCTTTCAACATGTAAAGCTTGCTTGCAATCTTTCTTGCAATCTTTTCTGTGGACATTGGCTGcttcctttttaaataatttttattcagttcagtCCTTGCACCTGACAATTTAGAAGATTGTGTGTTTAAGTCTCTTAACACTGACTAATAAATCACTCaatcataaaacatttaactcAAAGGATGAACCAGCATTACATCTATAATATACAAATTGGCAAAGACCCAAAGTTACACTATGGTAGGCATTTTGTTACTATCGATGTGTTGCTACATCTTTAAAATGCCAGAGATAACATAGTTTCAATGGCATAATATCCAAAGTGGCTTAAAAAATATATGCCCAAAATCTAAGCATATCTTGGCATAATGCAGTTTGTTCATAAACCTGTTGAGGATAGTGACAGGCAAAAAAAGCTAtagggaaaagaaaaattggcagataaaaaaaaatacagaatatgtAAAAACTGATGTCCCtaagaaatggaaaagaaagcTATTAAAAACCTGACACAGGATCTGATAGGCTTcagggtggctgtcaagaaatTATTCTTagggaagaaaaaagacaaatgacattgtttttctcttgttcactgtcaatatataaagaaataatggatgattcaagacttttgcacagaaCGATACAGTTCATAATCCCAgtgtggtttttctttttcttaatttttcttaaaaacgTGTTTTTCTTCTCCTGTGTAGTAATGAAGATGTGGATGAAGGTTTTGTGGTAAACCAGGAAGGCGTTGGA
This genomic interval carries:
- the LOC121632014 gene encoding 4-hydroxyphenylpyruvate dioxygenase-like protein, producing the protein MAVPLRRLHHVSLHVSNGQKLSYDLVSKYKFNLFATRLTAKSKQVAFRKGAAVFVVNEGPNHNVTGLNEGLLSATDKHSIDPRRTDVGKHKQGISSAFLYDVSPHHPLDSVSNVCFEVEDVERSFKVLHHLGCNFLVPPTTVEDENGLVTYSVVKSVVGNVCHTLIDRKKYGGIFLPGFDVTEKGWSLEEEDMSCPVTHFDHVTYACPRNSTHQVMKWYEKLFGFKRFFIDSNEDVDEGFVVNQEGVGLRLTAMQYWKCSKAGITLPFVDKKEPDCKFVIAESLPQQGRNQVDTFLEEHKAPGIQHIALYTKNIVSTAHAMAEAGVQFFSPPPAYYTEVGKQQEIEEAGHNPQMLAQHGILLDTDLHQDPLSMRASNDRRYLLQVFTKPIFAEDTFFLELIERRGATGFGEGNIKALWRSVQAYMENEKRDSQRDGSLKSVQTAQH